From the Bacillus tuaregi genome, one window contains:
- a CDS encoding IS110 family RNA-guided transposase, which yields MDFNENQKINQVTENTLVVGIDIAKRKHFACFVDDRGRVLQKSFPVLQSSDGFQWFYQRILTAMKEYEKTEVIVGIEPTGHYWLNLAYFLEERGIPLVMTNPLHVKKSKELDDNLPTKHDRKDALVIARLIKDGRFSYPRILKDMEAELRVGSTFRGKLTEELSAVKNMIIRWLDRYFPEFTQVFPSFGKMAMAVLECTPFPSDLHQKQADEVLSLYRKIEGLKSPQRPKAVRLIEVAAYSIGVTEGREMARIEIATLVRRYHQLEQDIERITGHLVELVKTSVEYEWLSTVPGLGDTTIVDLLAEIGSFSYYEDPRQLIKLAGLTLRESSSGQHKGQKRISKRGRRKLRALLFRVMMPMIRYNEAFRKLHEYYTNRQVNPLRKKQSIVVLCGKLLKVLHGISTKHKAFDAQRMMKDIPSLAETI from the coding sequence GTGGATTTTAACGAAAATCAGAAAATAAATCAAGTCACCGAGAATACACTCGTAGTCGGAATTGACATTGCCAAGCGAAAACATTTTGCTTGCTTTGTAGATGACCGTGGTCGGGTGCTCCAAAAATCTTTCCCAGTATTACAGTCTAGTGATGGCTTCCAGTGGTTTTATCAACGTATTTTGACTGCAATGAAAGAATACGAAAAAACGGAGGTCATTGTTGGGATTGAACCAACAGGCCATTACTGGCTAAATTTAGCCTATTTCCTTGAAGAACGGGGTATTCCCCTGGTCATGACCAACCCTTTGCACGTTAAAAAGTCAAAGGAATTGGATGACAATTTACCAACAAAACATGACCGTAAAGATGCGCTAGTAATCGCTCGTCTTATTAAAGATGGACGCTTCAGTTATCCACGTATCTTGAAAGACATGGAGGCTGAACTTCGTGTTGGATCAACGTTTAGAGGGAAATTGACAGAGGAACTTAGTGCTGTCAAAAACATGATTATACGCTGGTTAGATCGCTATTTTCCTGAGTTTACTCAGGTCTTTCCGTCATTTGGAAAGATGGCAATGGCTGTACTAGAATGTACCCCATTTCCGAGTGATCTCCATCAGAAACAAGCTGATGAGGTTTTATCCCTTTATCGAAAGATCGAGGGGCTCAAATCTCCCCAACGACCAAAAGCAGTGCGCCTCATTGAAGTCGCTGCTTATTCCATTGGAGTAACAGAAGGACGTGAGATGGCCCGTATTGAAATCGCCACGCTCGTTCGCCGTTACCATCAGCTGGAACAAGATATCGAGAGGATTACGGGGCACTTAGTTGAGCTTGTAAAAACTTCTGTAGAGTACGAGTGGCTATCAACGGTACCAGGACTAGGAGATACAACGATAGTTGATTTATTAGCTGAAATCGGAAGCTTTTCATACTATGAAGACCCACGCCAACTAATCAAACTCGCGGGGTTGACATTACGAGAGAGTTCTTCCGGACAGCACAAAGGGCAAAAGCGCATCTCCAAACGTGGCAGAAGAAAGCTGCGTGCCCTCCTATTTAGAGTCATGATGCCGATGATTCGCTATAATGAAGCTTTTAGAAAACTGCACGAATATTATACAAATCGTCAGGTTAATCCATTACGTAAGAAGCAGTCCATCGTGGTTCTATGCGGAAAACTATTAAAAGTGTTACATGGAATCAGCACGAAGCACAAAGCATTTGATGCGCAGCGAATGATGAAGGATATTCCGAGTCTCGCAGAGACTATATAG
- a CDS encoding 3-isopropylmalate dehydrogenase gives MSDFFLILMGFFMVITNIIGFITYRKKKNLYFAALTILLLAVLFGAIGGALAVFIIRDAFAIFYGMQLAQYLLFNSVIVFIIAILATVIKKYNNEKM, from the coding sequence ATGAGTGATTTTTTCTTAATACTTATGGGCTTTTTTATGGTTATTACAAATATTATTGGATTTATAACTTACAGAAAAAAGAAGAATCTATACTTTGCTGCTTTAACAATATTATTACTGGCAGTTTTATTTGGTGCAATTGGTGGAGCATTAGCAGTATTTATTATTCGTGATGCTTTTGCAATATTTTATGGAATGCAACTAGCACAATATTTATTATTCAATAGTGTTATCGTTTTTATTATTGCGATTTTAGCAACTGTAATAAAAAAATATAACAACGAAAAAATGTAG
- a CDS encoding DUF4878 domain-containing protein, with protein sequence MGNYNENFSKRICRPVIVLLFILVVNSFSNFSSVNAETKEDVLNTVVNYLKAQKDCNVEDMITYSERAHQISNVKEFYKMMCKKLPLQEAKITNISIINETTALVSIEATHKDRIFIGTSPVIKKEGKWKIIRGIPGSEYVEYSSKTNRDDTEDEVKRSIEEYSKAIKSGDINEIKKYIAISSDKKKNRLEQHFKAISKEPIPQVTPLGIKVISDTFAIAQIQTSNEHFSLTQNYAVCQEEGQWKVVFGHTLTNSAIPKNDKSVEVK encoded by the coding sequence ATGGGAAATTATAATGAAAATTTTTCGAAGAGAATTTGTAGACCGGTTATAGTTTTGTTATTTATATTAGTGGTTAACAGCTTTAGTAATTTTTCGAGTGTAAATGCGGAAACAAAAGAAGATGTTTTAAATACTGTGGTAAATTATCTAAAAGCCCAGAAGGATTGTAACGTAGAAGATATGATTACTTATTCGGAACGAGCGCATCAAATAAGTAATGTAAAAGAATTTTATAAAATGATGTGTAAGAAACTTCCTCTGCAAGAGGCTAAAATTACTAACATAAGTATAATTAATGAAACCACAGCCTTAGTATCTATTGAAGCGACACATAAAGATAGAATTTTTATTGGGACCTCACCTGTTATTAAAAAAGAAGGAAAATGGAAGATCATACGGGGAATACCCGGCTCGGAATATGTTGAATATTCATCTAAGACTAATAGAGATGATACAGAGGATGAAGTAAAGAGGTCTATTGAAGAGTATTCGAAAGCCATAAAATCAGGAGATATAAATGAAATTAAAAAATACATAGCAATTTCTTCGGATAAAAAGAAAAATCGTTTAGAACAGCATTTTAAAGCTATAAGTAAAGAACCAATACCACAAGTCACTCCATTGGGAATAAAGGTAATATCTGATACATTCGCTATTGCTCAAATTCAAACGAGTAATGAACATTTTAGTTTGACACAAAATTATGCTGTTTGCCAAGAAGAGGGGCAATGGAAGGTAGTTTTTGGCCACACATTAACAAATTCCGCAATTCCGAAAAACGATAAATCTGTGGAAGTTAAATAA